Proteins found in one Thermogemmata fonticola genomic segment:
- a CDS encoding tyrosine-protein phosphatase, producing the protein MVPFADTHVHLLPGRDDGPLTVDEALAMCRMLVSEGVRHAAALAHQNASYPDNDAAALRTAVAELQPLLQARQIPLTLYPAGEIMLGPEFLDQWKAGRYLTLGDSGQTLLVEMPHGQFLDLLPLADYFRPLGIRLIVAHAERYPELLYDPDLAQRWIAAGCLFQVTTQALAEPWDATTEHALKDWAVGGFIHLLGSDGHGIDRRRPLFREGYQRLVQWVGRRAAERIASFWGIAALQGLPLHIPPPRPPRRTWFHRLFG; encoded by the coding sequence ATGGTCCCGTTTGCTGATACGCACGTCCACTTGCTGCCCGGACGCGATGACGGTCCGCTGACGGTGGATGAAGCCCTCGCCATGTGTCGGATGCTTGTCAGCGAAGGGGTGCGTCATGCCGCGGCCTTGGCTCACCAGAACGCCAGTTATCCGGACAATGATGCCGCCGCCTTGCGCACCGCCGTAGCCGAATTGCAGCCGTTGCTCCAAGCCCGGCAAATCCCCCTGACTCTTTATCCCGCGGGAGAAATCATGCTCGGTCCGGAGTTCCTCGACCAGTGGAAAGCCGGCCGATACTTGACCCTCGGCGATAGCGGCCAAACCTTGTTGGTGGAAATGCCCCATGGCCAGTTCCTTGATCTGTTACCCCTGGCCGATTACTTCCGTCCCCTGGGCATCCGCCTTATCGTGGCCCATGCCGAGCGCTATCCAGAGTTGCTCTACGATCCGGACTTGGCCCAGCGGTGGATCGCCGCCGGCTGCCTCTTCCAGGTCACCACGCAGGCTCTAGCCGAACCGTGGGATGCCACCACGGAGCACGCTCTCAAGGATTGGGCTGTCGGAGGGTTTATTCACCTGCTCGGCTCGGATGGTCACGGCATTGACCGTCGCCGGCCCCTTTTCCGCGAGGGGTATCAACGGCTTGTCCAGTGGGTAGGTCGTCGAGCGGCAGAACGCATCGCTTCCTTCTGGGGAATCGCGGCTTTGCAAGGGTTACCCCTGCACATTCCCCCGCCCCGGCCCCCCCGCCGCACCTGGTTCCACCGCCTCTTCGGTTGA
- a CDS encoding GNAT family N-acetyltransferase encodes MIEYRRFRNTDPPALADVWNESHASRSSYPVRTPALLERWLFSKPYFDPEGLIVAVDTQAEGRVVGYILAGFGPNSELNALDYSQGVICLLAVRPAYRRRGIARELVRRAEEYLLRHGAKVLRAGPRWPYCPFGFGLYGGTNCPGFLASDPGADPLFRKLGYTPAGTTIVFHKRLDSPLAVADARFQILRRRYDTTVIRSAIPPSWWHECVWGTLEPVEFRLTDKLANHFIAGRALVWELEGYGWRWGLPAAGVLDIQVREDLRGQGLGKFLMVQVLRFLQEQYFGLCEVQAADTQPELTGLCRALGMEQVDYGTTYIKGSGSTSAANEGSASVMLPAAEKSIPSPSGSTEEAVEPGAAGGPGRGNVQG; translated from the coding sequence GTGATTGAGTATCGCCGTTTTCGGAACACGGATCCCCCCGCGTTGGCGGACGTGTGGAACGAGTCGCACGCGTCGCGCAGCTCCTATCCCGTGCGAACGCCGGCGCTGCTGGAACGTTGGCTTTTTTCCAAGCCGTATTTTGATCCGGAGGGTTTGATCGTCGCGGTGGATACGCAGGCGGAGGGGCGGGTCGTCGGTTACATCCTGGCAGGTTTCGGGCCGAATTCCGAGTTGAACGCCTTAGATTACTCGCAAGGGGTGATTTGTTTGCTGGCTGTGCGTCCGGCCTATCGGCGGCGGGGCATCGCACGGGAACTGGTGAGGCGGGCGGAGGAGTATCTGCTTCGGCACGGTGCAAAGGTATTACGGGCCGGTCCGCGCTGGCCGTACTGTCCCTTCGGTTTCGGCCTCTACGGCGGGACAAATTGTCCCGGTTTTTTGGCTTCGGACCCGGGCGCGGATCCCCTGTTTCGCAAGCTGGGATATACACCGGCCGGCACGACCATTGTCTTCCACAAGCGTCTGGACAGTCCGCTGGCTGTGGCCGATGCCCGCTTCCAAATTTTGCGACGGCGTTATGATACTACGGTGATCCGTTCGGCGATTCCGCCGTCGTGGTGGCATGAGTGCGTTTGGGGAACGCTGGAGCCAGTCGAGTTCCGCCTAACAGATAAGCTAGCCAACCATTTCATTGCGGGCCGGGCGTTGGTGTGGGAGCTGGAAGGATATGGTTGGCGCTGGGGCTTGCCGGCGGCTGGGGTGCTGGACATCCAAGTGCGGGAAGACCTGCGGGGTCAAGGGTTGGGCAAGTTCCTCATGGTCCAGGTGCTCCGCTTTTTGCAGGAGCAGTACTTCGGGCTATGCGAGGTGCAAGCTGCCGACACTCAGCCGGAATTGACTGGTTTGTGCCGCGCGTTGGGCATGGAACAGGTGGATTACGGCACGACTTACATCAAAGGCAGTGGGTCCACTTCCGCAGCCAATGAGGGGAGTGCCAGCGTGATGCTACCGGCGGCGGAGAAGTCCATTCCATCGCCATCAGGATCAACCGAAGAGGCGGTGGAACCAGGTGCGGCGGGGGGGCCGGGGCGGGGGAATGTGCAGGGGTAA